Sequence from the Sphingomonas sp. SORGH_AS_0950 genome:
GGTAGTTTGGCCTGCGACCAGCGTGAACGCATACGGGCCAATCCCCGCACTTGGCTGTTCTCATGTTTCCTGTCGGAACGGCGAAATTTTGCGCAATTGTTGCTGGCCGCGTTGCTGCTCAACATGTGCGCTTTCGCCATCCCATTATATATGCGGGCCATTTACGATCGGGTGGTACCGAACCTGGCCGTCGATACCCTGTGGGCGCTCTCTTTCGGCGCTCTGCTCATTCTGGTCTTCGAATGCCTGTTCAAGCAGACGCGGTCGGTTTTCATCGACGCGATCGGTCTGCGCGTCGGTCAGGGCATACAGCATCGCGCCATGGCCTCGGTGTTGCACGCGCGGATCGACAAGTCGAACTGGACCGTCGGAAGCCTGATGACGGCGCTTCGCGATATCGAATCGATGGCGATGCTTGCACCGCATGCGGCGGCCACCTTCTGCGTGGAAATTCCCTTTTTCTTCGCCTTCCTTGCCCTGATTGCGATGATCGGCGGATGGGTGGCGGTGGTGCCGCTATTCGGCGCTCTTGCGATGTCCCTGATCGGATTGGCTTCGGCCTATGGACTGAAGTTCGGCAGCCATCGGTCCAGCAAATTGGTGCAGGCGCGCAGCAACCTGGTCGCGGACGTCGTCGGCAGCCTGCATACGATCAAGAGCAATCAGGCCGAAGGGCGCTTTCTGCGCCGATGGGATATCCTCTCCGACCATGTCGGCATGAATGGCAAGGCCACCCGTCATTGGCAGGAGATTCCGGCGGTCGCCTCGGCCTTCATCGTCCAGGCGGTAACGATCGGGATCGTCGTCATCAGCATCTATCAGATCCGCGCCGGGGTGATGACGGCTGGTGCGCTGATCGCCTGCAACATGTTGGCGGGTCGCGCCATGGGCCTCGTCTCGTCGGCGATCGGAATCATCGGCAAGGGCTATCAGAGTCTGACGCAATTCGGGGCGCTGGCCAATCTCCTGGCGCTCGAGCCAGAGGTCGAAACGTCGGACATGGCAGTCAAGGCCCGTCCCTTTGTCGGGCAATTGGCCTTTGAGAATGCAGGCTATGCCTATCCCGATACAAGCGCGCCGGTTCTGCATGACATAAACCTGGAGATCGCGCCTGGCGAGAAGATCGGGATCATCGGGCTGGCCGGCTCCGGCAAATCCACGCTGCTCAAACTGCTAGGGGGCCTGGTCGCGCCCACCTCAGGCGCGTTCCTGATCGATGGTCATGCCGTAGAGCAATATGCGGCCTCTCTCCTGCGCGAAAACATCGCTTTCGCAACGCAGGATGCAACGCTTTTCGACGATACGATCTACGAGAATATCGTGCTGGGACGTGCGGCTCCCGATCCGGCATTGCTGGAGCGGGCCCTGAAGACTTCGGGCGTCCATCAGTTCGTCACCCAGTCGAAGGAAGGTCTGAGCCGCACGGTCGGGGGCGGGGGCTGCCGGCTTTCCGGTGGTCAGCGCCAGGCGGTGGTATTGGCGCGTGCCTTCATGCGCGACCCTCGCATCCTGTTGCTGGACGAACCCACCGCATCGATGGACATCGATGGGGAACAGGCCGTGATCCGCGGACTGCGGGAATTCAGCACCGACCGGACATTGGTCATCGCCACCCATCGGTTCGCCGTGCTCGACCTCGTGGACCGGGTACTTTGGATGGAGAACGGACGCATCCTGGCCGATCAACCCAGGGACCAGCTTCTGGCGCACCTGCGCCAGCGTCAGACCGCACGCGCCGCGTGAAGGGCGCCATTCACGGGCAAGCAACCGGACAATCAGGGAAAGGGGTAACGTGGCAGGGGCATCTGAAGACGGCGAAGTCAATCACTGGCCGGCATTCGTGGACGTACTGACCGCGGTGATCATGGTCGTGACCTTTCTGCTGGTCATCATGAGTGCGGCGGTCATGGAACTGTCCAAGCGGACGGTTCAGGTCATGCAGCAGAAGATCAATGAGATGCAGCAGAGCAACGGGCAGCGGGCGGTGGCAGGGGAAACGGCACCGACGGCGAGCAATCCTGCGAACAAGGCGGCCAGCCGGGGTGTCGAGGGCATGCGGCCTGTCCAATCCCCGTCCGATGCGGCTTCGGGCAGTTCCATCGCCCAGCTCGGCTCTCCGCTGATGTCCGAAACCGCGACGAACGGAAAGGACCAGTTGTCCATCCTGACCCGGGATACGCCCGATACGATGCGGATCGCTGCCAAGTCGACGGAGCGGCCCAGCGAGACAAAGGGCATGCGCATCACCACCGCCTCGACGCTCCTGCGGGTCGACTTCGATCCGAACGCTGTTCGATACACCGATGAGGACGCGGCAAAGGTGCAGTCTTTCCTGAAAGGCGCGGCACAGCCAGGCCGGAAATATGGGATCTGGTCCTTGGTCAGCAGTACCGGGGCGATCTCCGAGCCGATGCGGATCGCATATTATCGGGCTGCGGCGACCCGCAACCTGCTGATCCAGGCCGGTATCAAGCCCGACGATATCGTCACCGAAACCCGCGTGGTGGACCCCAAGTCCGATGACGCGAACTCCGTCCGCATCGTCGTCAAGAATTGAGGGGCATGGCCATGAAACGCCAGATACGCGACGAACTCATCAAGATGTCGGCGGTCATGACGATCATGATCGGCGTCGGCGTCTATGCGCACGACTTCGTCATCGCGGGCATCAAGGCCAAGATGGCGCTGAACCTGTCGATATTTGCGCTATTTTCCGTCGCTGCGATCATCGCCTTCCGCAACGTCCTGGCGCTGAGCAACGAAGTACAGGCCCTGCGTGCGCTGCAACAGAGCAGCGCGATCCTGGAGGCGGACGACAGCGTTTACGAAACGCCCGCGAGCATCTTCCATGAGCCGCACCTGCTGGGACAGGGCTATCGCCTGATCGCGGAACAGCTCGCCAAGGACGGGGTCGTCAATCTGCCGTCAAAGGTGGCGGAATCGCTCGTCCACAGCGTCGACCAGCGCATCAACGAACAGAAGTCGGTCATTCTCTACTTCTCGG
This genomic interval carries:
- a CDS encoding ATP-binding cassette domain-containing protein, yielding MVIATVMRSRASFRGTKLNGFVGLGLVDAIVKIAENSGITVGSVDLSASLPMSGGDLDARFAPFACARVDLDARWERRNVRKLAEAHLPAVLCLIDGGYLVARARSSAGELTIIDGTGERLVPIDEVAAATTDQMLIVGHVDSVNGSLACDQRERIRANPRTWLFSCFLSERRNFAQLLLAALLLNMCAFAIPLYMRAIYDRVVPNLAVDTLWALSFGALLILVFECLFKQTRSVFIDAIGLRVGQGIQHRAMASVLHARIDKSNWTVGSLMTALRDIESMAMLAPHAAATFCVEIPFFFAFLALIAMIGGWVAVVPLFGALAMSLIGLASAYGLKFGSHRSSKLVQARSNLVADVVGSLHTIKSNQAEGRFLRRWDILSDHVGMNGKATRHWQEIPAVASAFIVQAVTIGIVVISIYQIRAGVMTAGALIACNMLAGRAMGLVSSAIGIIGKGYQSLTQFGALANLLALEPEVETSDMAVKARPFVGQLAFENAGYAYPDTSAPVLHDINLEIAPGEKIGIIGLAGSGKSTLLKLLGGLVAPTSGAFLIDGHAVEQYAASLLRENIAFATQDATLFDDTIYENIVLGRAAPDPALLERALKTSGVHQFVTQSKEGLSRTVGGGGCRLSGGQRQAVVLARAFMRDPRILLLDEPTASMDIDGEQAVIRGLREFSTDRTLVIATHRFAVLDLVDRVLWMENGRILADQPRDQLLAHLRQRQTARAA